A single window of Chloracidobacterium thermophilum B DNA harbors:
- a CDS encoding acyl-CoA thioesterase, producing MVSATPSSLEGLEGHSLVITCPVAWGDMDAAQHVNNTVYFRYFESARIAYFERIAFGLDFPHSIGPILAHAQCRFRFPLTYPDTVSVGTGVTGLGEDRFVMRFTVISHRHGKVAAQGDGLIVSYDYRKQQKVPLPAEVRAAIIALEGFDPAAPPVLPM from the coding sequence ATGGTATCTGCCACTCCCTCTTCGCTGGAAGGCCTGGAAGGCCATTCCCTGGTCATTACCTGCCCGGTGGCCTGGGGCGATATGGACGCCGCGCAGCACGTCAACAACACGGTGTACTTTCGCTACTTTGAGAGTGCACGGATTGCCTACTTTGAACGTATTGCCTTCGGACTCGACTTTCCCCACAGCATCGGGCCCATCCTGGCCCATGCCCAGTGCCGTTTCCGGTTTCCGTTGACCTATCCCGACACGGTTTCCGTCGGGACGGGCGTCACCGGACTGGGTGAGGATCGCTTCGTCATGCGCTTTACAGTCATCAGCCATCGCCACGGCAAGGTGGCCGCCCAAGGCGACGGCCTTATTGTGTCCTACGATTACCGAAAGCAGCAGAAAGTGCCTCTGCCGGCGGAGGTTCGGGCAGCTATCATTGCCCTGGAAGGGTTTGACCCGGCAGCCCCTCCGGTGCTTCCGATGTAA
- a CDS encoding DnaJ domain-containing protein — MTQRLEDTCVPRLIGACHQRRLSGTLTLRQPQVVRHVYFEQGAVVYAASEVVTERFGERLCMLGCISPEQLAQAMLETKKGKRLGACLVELGYLTAADLQAMLTGHVTYLVHSLFPWTTGEYQFQPQKVHVDGFQQPLSPVSLIFDGIRNLPDLGLIRRWLGSPQRVLQPVVAGQVNVPGLTLTSEEAFVLSRLDAPLRIEEVCRTVPLPEEQVLRALCAFTMTGIVSFADPDPLPVIEANVKGAAASSAKASAGIDARQAAELCFELEEKLRVVDGGGSHYQILGINRRFTPEELKKAYRELAKKFHPDRHSQLAAFDFQVKAELERVFIAVQQAYDVLSDEEKRRKYDLTLASHHSRSTPPGGRFSTGSYPAARPTPPSPPPVAGRSSPPAGNVPKPPVMPPRPPVPPARPAPTAEASRPPVSSAAAPPKPPANSSFPTPPILRRPTVSAPASNTPGSGTPASTPTEAPSAKAPNSAPNSAPNVEAQCPPVPTPPAPPVSPNGTLPPTASPPQRLTGAYPKAPSRPAEPPIPASELYLRTVEYMGNGDVERAYQSIRRAVEQRPNNADYHALMARVLLRMPGRNKEAEKSFLTAIDLCRDPDEVAELLMELSDLYLKFGLESRAVECLERGLELSPDHEELMKRRQAIGAKQKTTPRLTGSLRVATGRRLQALVGKVFGLDDPEGNKSG, encoded by the coding sequence ATGACACAGCGACTCGAAGACACCTGTGTTCCACGTCTTATTGGCGCCTGCCACCAACGGCGATTGAGCGGAACGTTGACGTTGAGGCAGCCGCAGGTGGTGCGTCATGTGTACTTTGAGCAGGGTGCGGTGGTTTACGCCGCCAGCGAAGTTGTCACCGAACGCTTCGGCGAACGGTTGTGCATGTTGGGTTGTATTTCTCCTGAACAGCTTGCGCAGGCGATGCTGGAAACCAAAAAGGGGAAACGCCTTGGGGCCTGTCTGGTGGAGCTGGGCTATCTGACCGCCGCCGACCTGCAAGCCATGCTGACCGGCCACGTCACCTATCTGGTGCACTCGCTTTTCCCATGGACGACCGGTGAGTATCAGTTTCAGCCCCAGAAGGTGCATGTGGATGGCTTTCAGCAGCCCCTGTCACCGGTGAGCCTCATCTTCGATGGCATTCGGAACCTGCCCGATCTCGGACTGATCCGACGGTGGCTGGGTTCGCCCCAGCGGGTCCTTCAGCCGGTTGTGGCCGGGCAGGTCAACGTTCCGGGACTGACACTCACTTCGGAAGAGGCATTTGTGCTCTCCCGGCTCGATGCGCCCCTTCGGATCGAGGAGGTCTGCCGGACAGTGCCCCTGCCCGAAGAGCAGGTCTTACGCGCGCTGTGCGCCTTCACGATGACCGGCATCGTGAGTTTTGCTGATCCCGACCCGCTGCCGGTCATTGAAGCAAACGTCAAGGGCGCAGCGGCTTCATCGGCAAAGGCATCTGCCGGGATTGATGCCCGGCAGGCGGCCGAACTGTGCTTCGAGCTGGAAGAGAAGCTGCGGGTTGTGGATGGTGGGGGAAGCCACTACCAAATCCTGGGCATCAATCGGCGTTTCACCCCGGAAGAACTCAAAAAAGCCTATCGGGAGCTGGCCAAGAAGTTCCATCCCGATCGCCATTCCCAACTGGCTGCGTTTGATTTTCAGGTCAAGGCGGAACTGGAACGTGTGTTCATCGCCGTGCAGCAGGCCTATGACGTGCTGAGCGATGAGGAAAAACGGCGCAAGTATGATCTGACCCTGGCAAGTCACCACTCCCGTTCAACGCCGCCGGGAGGCCGCTTCTCTACCGGCTCCTATCCAGCCGCACGTCCCACGCCGCCCAGCCCGCCGCCGGTTGCCGGACGGTCCTCGCCGCCTGCTGGGAACGTGCCGAAGCCACCGGTCATGCCGCCCCGGCCGCCTGTGCCGCCTGCCCGACCAGCCCCGACAGCAGAGGCGTCACGTCCGCCAGTGTCATCTGCTGCCGCCCCACCCAAACCACCGGCCAACAGTTCATTTCCGACGCCGCCCATCCTGCGGCGGCCGACGGTCTCTGCGCCAGCCTCGAACACGCCGGGTTCAGGTACGCCCGCAAGCACGCCCACGGAAGCCCCCAGTGCGAAGGCACCAAATTCTGCGCCAAACTCTGCACCAAACGTGGAAGCCCAGTGCCCGCCTGTCCCGACTCCTCCTGCGCCGCCGGTGTCCCCCAACGGGACTCTGCCGCCGACAGCATCGCCGCCCCAGAGGTTGACCGGAGCGTATCCCAAAGCGCCCAGTCGCCCGGCTGAGCCGCCGATTCCAGCCTCCGAACTGTATCTGCGGACGGTCGAATACATGGGCAATGGTGATGTCGAGCGGGCCTATCAATCCATTCGCCGGGCCGTTGAGCAGCGACCCAACAATGCCGACTACCATGCCTTGATGGCGCGGGTTTTGCTCCGCATGCCGGGGCGGAACAAAGAGGCGGAAAAGTCCTTTCTCACGGCAATTGATCTGTGCCGTGACCCGGACGAGGTGGCGGAGTTGCTGATGGAGTTATCCGATCTCTACCTCAAGTTCGGACTTGAATCCCGCGCCGTGGAATGTCTCGAACGGGGTCTGGAACTGTCCCCAGATCACGAAGAACTCATGAAACGTCGCCAGGCCATCGGCGCCAAGCAGAAAACGACACCCCGGTTGACCGGCAGCCTCCGGGTGGCCACCGGCAGGCGCCTTCAGGCCTTGGTGGGAAAGGTGTTCGGGTTGGACGACCCGGAGGGCAACAAGTCCGGCTAG
- a CDS encoding DUF971 domain-containing protein, translated as MAELLPRAVNVNRTEGSLSVVWPDGTTTTVPLMELRQACPCATCAEARGENPHPGLLEAPSPVKSRSRGLPLLGDVRKFQISGLHHVGRYALGVTWGDNHQSIYSWAFLAERRRPDAPPAV; from the coding sequence ATGGCGGAACTGTTACCACGCGCCGTCAACGTGAATCGAACTGAAGGGAGCCTGTCGGTTGTCTGGCCGGATGGCACGACCACGACCGTACCACTGATGGAACTGCGGCAGGCTTGCCCCTGTGCCACCTGCGCCGAGGCCCGTGGAGAGAACCCGCATCCGGGCTTGCTTGAAGCTCCGTCGCCGGTCAAATCCCGGTCGCGCGGTCTGCCACTGTTGGGTGACGTGCGGAAGTTCCAGATCAGTGGTCTGCACCACGTCGGGCGCTATGCCCTCGGCGTGACCTGGGGCGATAATCACCAGAGCATCTATTCGTGGGCCTTTCTGGCCGAAAGGCGCCGGCCCGACGCTCCGCCGGCGGTTTGA